A window of Hymenobacter siberiensis genomic DNA:
GCGAACATTTTGCCCACCACCGATTTCGGGTCGAGTACGGCCGGCCGGCCCTGGTCGCCGTTTTCGCGGATGCTCTGCACCAGCGGCAGCTGGCCCAGCAACGGTACATCGTGCTGCGCGGCGAGGCGTTGGCCGCCGTTTTCACCAAAAATAAAGTATTTGCTATCGGGCAGCTCAGCTGGGGTAAACCAGGCCATGTTCTCCACCACGCCCAGCACGGGCACGTTGATTTGGGGCTGGCGGAACATCTGCAAACCCTTCTGGGCATCGGCCAGCGCCACTTTTTGCGGCGTTGTTACGATAACGGCCCCGGTCACGGGCACGGTTTGCACCAGGGTGAGGTGAATGTCGGAAGTGCCGGGCGGCAGGTCGAGCAGCAGGTAATCGAGCTCGCCCCAATCTACTTCGGTAATGAACTGCTTGAGCGCCGACGAGGCCATGGGACCGCGCCACACAATGGCGCTTTCGGCCGGCGCCAGAAAGCCGATGCTCATCAGCTTCACGCCGTATTTCTCGATGGGCTGAATCAGGTTTTTGCCGTTCGGCCCCTGAAATACGTGCGGCGCCTGGTCTTCCACGTCAAACATGACGGGCATGCTGGGGCCGGAAATGTCGGCATCAACCAGGCCCACTTTGGCCCCGGTAGCGGCCAGCGCCACCGCCAGGTTGGCCGTGACGGTGCTTTTGCCCACGCCGCCCTTGCCCGAGGCAATGGCGATGATGTTTTTGACGCCGGGCAGCAGGTCGCCGCGGTTGTTGCGCAGGGTGGTCACGCGCGAGGTCATGGTAATCACCACGTTGGCGTCCTTATCCACCATCGTGTGGATAGCGCGCTCGCAGGCATCGTGAATGAGCTGCTTGAGCGGGCAGGCGGGGGTGGTGAGCACCACGGTAAACGCGACGGTGAGGCCGTCAATCTCAATGTTCTCAATCATGTTGAGCGTCACGAGGTCTTGGCCCAGGTCGGGCTCTTCCACGTAGCTCAGCGCTTTGAGAACGGCTTCTTTGGTTATGGTCATGGAGGAGGCAATGCGCCAAATGGCAGCGTACCGCAAAGATAACCCCCGAAAGGTCGGCGTGGTTCGGAAACCGGCCGCTACCCCGCCGCTAGCGGCAGAATGAGCAGTGAATTATTGAGATAGTATTAAAAAAATAATTAAAATAGTTTTTCATAGATTTTGATTTTCTGGCTGATAGATATCATATTTACAGAAAAAATATTTTCCTTACTTTCCGGCCTGTCATCCATTCACCTTTTACCTGTAACTCTTATGCAACATCGTGACCAAGAATCCGGAACCGACGGTCTGCAGCCTGTATGCTGCGCGCCATGTGAAGAAGACCAAGAGCAAGTAGTCGTATTTGAGCTGATTGTGCCCAGGGCGGCAAAAATAGCTTTGCCACGCCAGCAGCCGGAAATTGGCCCGTTGATTTTGCAGGAGAACTCCGTGACGACTACCGTGCCGGCCCGGCTATGTGTGCAGCGACAGGCCAGCAATACCGCCACGCGGGTCGGCTGGTGCATGACGGCAACCTTAGCGGCGGCTTCCCCAACGAGCCTTCGCGCTAACCGGCGCTAGCTGGTCGGCGGCGGGGGCTTGTACCGGTTGCGGCGGCACCTGGTGCGAGTTTAGCAAGCCGGCGGGCACGCTTAGCGCACCGGTATGCGGGTCGAGCAAGCCGTTGCGCTCGTCTTCGATGTTGGTGGCCTGGGTGTACACGTCGCTGGCAATGGGCCGCTGGCGCAGCTCCTGCTTGAAGGCGCGAATGGTGTTGGTGCGGGCTCCCGCATCCTGCGGCCCGCCGTAGTCGGGAAAGCCAAAACCGCCCCATTCGCTCACAATGAGCGGCACCTGGCGGCGGTAGAAAAACGGGTCGCCCACCACCAGCGGGAAGGCGGCGGTTCCCTCCAGCTCGCCGCCCACCAGGCGGTCGAGCAGCTCCTGCCACCGGCTCAGGTCGGGGGTGTAGAGGTGGGCGGTGAGCAGGTCCGACTTCAGGCGGCCGGTGTAGGAAACGTGGTGCCAGCCGTCGTTATCCACCACCAGAAACTGCGGGTAGGCAAGTTGCATAAAGTGATAAGTATCGACGATATACTGCCGGGTTTCGGGGTTGGTGGCAATGTCCTGGGCTCCCCAGTCCTCGTTGTACAGGCTCCAGATGACGATGCTGGGGTGAGTTTCGCTGAGCGTGACCAGGCGCAGGAGCTCGGCCCGGTGGTTTTGGCGGCTGCGGGCGGTAGAGCTGTGCGGGCTGGGCACTTCCACCCACAGCAGCAGGCCCAGCTCGTCGGCCAGGTTGTAGATGCGTGGGTCGATGCCGGCAATGTGCACCCGCACCAAGTTGCAGCCCAGGGCCTTCATGGCGTGCATGTGGCGCTGCATTTCCTGGTAGGTGGTCTGCCCGGGCTGGTACAGAATGCCATCGAGGTACACCGGCTCGTTGTTGAGGTACACGTAGCGGCCCCGGGCTTCAATTTTGCGCAAGCCAAACAGCGTTTCAATCTGGGCCGCGTAGCCATCGGCATGAATAAGCTGCGCTACCAGCCGGTAGCGGTGCGGCGCTTCCGGCGACCACAGCCGGGCTCCCGGCACTTCGAGCACCAGCCGCTGCTGCCACTGCCCGGCTACCAGCAGCAGGGGGAAGTCGGAGGTGGCCAGGGGCGTAGTGCGGTCTTTGGTATCGGATTCAAAAGCCTGTAGGCGAATGGTATAAGCACCAGTATCGTGAATGCGAAGGGTGAGGTTGAAGCGCACCAGCCGGTCTTCCACCACGCTCACCACGCCTACCCGGGAGCGCAGCCGGTTGCGCTCCACCATTTCGAGCCACACGCTGCGCACGGCCCCGGTGTAGGTTTGGTACCAGATGCCGCCCCGCTTGTAAACGTGCGATTCCTGCTTGCCGCGGGGCACCTCGGCGTCCATGGTATCGGCAATGCGGACCGTGAGGCGGTTG
This region includes:
- a CDS encoding Mrp/NBP35 family ATP-binding protein; the encoded protein is MTITKEAVLKALSYVEEPDLGQDLVTLNMIENIEIDGLTVAFTVVLTTPACPLKQLIHDACERAIHTMVDKDANVVITMTSRVTTLRNNRGDLLPGVKNIIAIASGKGGVGKSTVTANLAVALAATGAKVGLVDADISGPSMPVMFDVEDQAPHVFQGPNGKNLIQPIEKYGVKLMSIGFLAPAESAIVWRGPMASSALKQFITEVDWGELDYLLLDLPPGTSDIHLTLVQTVPVTGAVIVTTPQKVALADAQKGLQMFRQPQINVPVLGVVENMAWFTPAELPDSKYFIFGENGGQRLAAQHDVPLLGQLPLVQSIRENGDQGRPAVLDPKSVVGKMFADLAEAVARQVSIRNNVAPKTAVVQMNP
- a CDS encoding glycoside hydrolase family 2 TIM barrel-domain containing protein translates to MDELHQVNYSLSASQPEAAATEEAATPLPRAVLRMNGHMLLDGTWHFAEDAEDVGLRENWALGHAYEHTAQWPGSVEEHLAQARGHQNGPAWQDQVVVWYEREFYLPEVGESQKRLMLQLTFGACGYDTRVWLNGKPLKTIEGEEIHLGEYTSFSYELDEEYLHLVNRLTVRIADTMDAEVPRGKQESHVYKRGGIWYQTYTGAVRSVWLEMVERNRLRSRVGVVSVVEDRLVRFNLTLRIHDTGAYTIRLQAFESDTKDRTTPLATSDFPLLLVAGQWQQRLVLEVPGARLWSPEAPHRYRLVAQLIHADGYAAQIETLFGLRKIEARGRYVYLNNEPVYLDGILYQPGQTTYQEMQRHMHAMKALGCNLVRVHIAGIDPRIYNLADELGLLLWVEVPSPHSSTARSRQNHRAELLRLVTLSETHPSIVIWSLYNEDWGAQDIATNPETRQYIVDTYHFMQLAYPQFLVVDNDGWHHVSYTGRLKSDLLTAHLYTPDLSRWQELLDRLVGGELEGTAAFPLVVGDPFFYRRQVPLIVSEWGGFGFPDYGGPQDAGARTNTIRAFKQELRQRPIASDVYTQATNIEDERNGLLDPHTGALSVPAGLLNSHQVPPQPVQAPAADQLAPVSAKARWGSRR